A region from the Pirellulales bacterium genome encodes:
- a CDS encoding tetratricopeptide repeat protein produces the protein MSAFERLRRQQLVREAEGYLDLALIFGDQWTLPAAVRDRLAERSLAVVEQLGENATYSPQVQLIKGQALRAQERFKEALAPLSVAAEGDPENVDTWLALGWCHKRTGRLDLAIEALEEALSVEPGSAVVHYNLACYWSLARNKRQALSFLERALSLDGAFRNQIDTESDFDSIRNDADFQVITSVTV, from the coding sequence GTGTCCGCCTTCGAACGACTTCGCCGACAGCAACTTGTACGAGAGGCCGAAGGGTATCTCGATCTGGCGCTGATATTCGGCGACCAATGGACGCTGCCGGCGGCCGTTCGCGATCGGCTGGCGGAACGAAGCCTGGCCGTCGTCGAGCAGCTCGGCGAGAATGCCACTTATAGTCCGCAGGTGCAACTCATCAAAGGACAGGCGCTGCGCGCGCAAGAGAGGTTTAAGGAAGCACTCGCCCCGCTTAGCGTGGCGGCCGAGGGAGATCCTGAAAATGTCGATACTTGGCTAGCGCTTGGCTGGTGCCACAAGCGCACGGGGCGACTCGATTTAGCGATCGAGGCGCTCGAAGAAGCGCTTTCCGTCGAGCCGGGCAGTGCAGTCGTCCACTACAACCTGGCCTGCTACTGGAGTTTGGCGCGAAACAAGCGACAAGCGCTCTCATTTCTCGAACGGGCACTCTCACTCGATGGCGCGTTCCGGAATCAGATCGACACGGAAAGCGACTTCGACTCGATCCGCAACGACGCGGATTTTCAGGTGATTACGAGCGTTACGGTTTGA
- a CDS encoding PQQ-dependent sugar dehydrogenase: MKWSIAAYFLSVALLAWSSSTVAQSLSDPGLQLTTVLNSAAGLRNPTGMSFLGNNPNDFFAIEKDSGRVKRFQSGTSTTVLDLPVESESERGLLGIALHPNFGEVGMPNNDKVYLYYSRSSTGHDSSSSHWKENRLSQFDWNGSSLASERVLATFGKAGDHRSSGPNHNGGPIKFGPDGMLYGITGDLNRRLAEQNVQSAGGKSSRVGVIFRLTDSGQIPSDNPYRSSANASFRRVYAYGVRNSFGLDFDPANGRLWDTENGATAYDEINQVLRGSNSGWTDLMGPNSRSAGSVSGLYKIASTSRYSDPEFSWKDPVAVTSIHFLYGSNLGAAYDNKVLVGDANNGNLYMFTLNTQRSDFMLNGNLSDKVADTDAQRNRLRIGTGFGITTDILRGPDDKTYVLNFASGEVYRIDASLEMAAAIVPEPSTAIQGIIACGVVVMFVVATGRRRNKSQTVTLVIT; this comes from the coding sequence ATGAAATGGTCGATAGCCGCCTACTTTTTGTCTGTTGCTTTGCTCGCTTGGAGTTCGTCCACGGTAGCGCAGTCGCTTTCCGATCCTGGCCTGCAATTAACCACGGTGCTCAATTCCGCGGCAGGGTTGCGGAACCCAACGGGGATGAGCTTCTTGGGAAATAATCCCAACGACTTTTTTGCCATTGAAAAGGATTCTGGCCGCGTGAAGCGATTTCAGAGCGGCACATCGACGACGGTGCTCGACTTGCCGGTTGAAAGCGAAAGCGAACGCGGCCTGCTCGGCATTGCGCTGCATCCGAATTTTGGAGAGGTCGGCATGCCAAATAATGACAAGGTCTACCTCTATTACAGTCGCAGCAGCACTGGTCACGACTCCAGCAGCAGCCACTGGAAGGAAAACCGCCTCTCGCAGTTTGATTGGAATGGTTCGTCGCTGGCGAGCGAACGCGTGCTGGCCACGTTCGGCAAAGCAGGCGACCACCGCTCAAGCGGCCCAAATCACAATGGCGGCCCGATTAAGTTTGGACCCGACGGCATGCTGTACGGCATCACGGGCGATTTGAACCGTCGCCTCGCCGAGCAGAATGTACAGTCTGCCGGTGGAAAATCGTCGCGCGTCGGCGTAATTTTTCGATTGACCGATTCGGGCCAAATCCCCTCCGACAATCCCTACCGTAGTAGCGCGAATGCTTCGTTTCGCCGCGTTTATGCCTATGGCGTGCGCAACAGCTTCGGCCTCGATTTCGATCCGGCCAACGGTCGCCTGTGGGATACTGAAAATGGCGCCACCGCCTACGACGAGATCAACCAGGTTCTGCGCGGCTCCAACAGCGGTTGGACCGACTTGATGGGGCCGAATTCGCGCAGCGCAGGGAGCGTCAGCGGCCTCTACAAGATCGCTTCAACCTCTCGTTACAGCGATCCCGAGTTTTCGTGGAAAGACCCGGTTGCCGTGACGTCGATTCATTTCCTTTACGGCAGCAATCTCGGAGCGGCTTACGACAACAAAGTACTCGTTGGCGATGCGAACAACGGCAACTTATATATGTTCACGCTGAATACTCAACGGAGTGATTTTATGCTTAATGGCAATTTATCGGATAAGGTCGCCGATACCGACGCGCAGCGAAACCGTCTTCGCATCGGCACGGGCTTCGGCATCACAACCGATATTCTCCGCGGACCAGATGATAAGACCTACGTGCTAAACTTCGCATCCGGCGAGGTCTATCGGATCGATGCCAGCCTGGAAATGGCGGCAGCAATTGTGCCCGAGCCATCGACCGCCATACAAGGAATCATCGCCTGCGGGGTCGTTGTCATGTTCGTCGTGGCGACTGGACGCCGCCGCAACAAATCTCAAACCGTAACGCTCGTAATCACCTGA
- a CDS encoding class I SAM-dependent methyltransferase, with the protein MIPDRQAFEDAYSDQAPWDIAGPQMPFVAAADQIVGTVLDSGCGTGENALFVASRGNQVVGIDFLDEPIRRAKQKAIERNLAVRFEVGNALKLAACSESFDNILDCGLFHCFSDDDRTAYVAGLTHVLKPGGRLFLMCFSEAEPGENGPRRVTKSELMTAFASPWVIESIKPTRFEINPNFKGAAQFSPGGPKAWILIARRS; encoded by the coding sequence ATGATCCCCGATCGACAAGCTTTTGAAGACGCCTATTCCGACCAAGCGCCGTGGGACATTGCTGGTCCTCAAATGCCGTTTGTTGCGGCGGCGGACCAAATTGTCGGCACAGTGCTCGACTCCGGTTGCGGCACCGGCGAGAACGCCCTGTTCGTTGCCTCGCGGGGCAACCAAGTGGTCGGCATCGATTTCCTCGACGAGCCGATCCGGCGCGCCAAGCAGAAAGCGATCGAGCGCAATCTGGCGGTCCGGTTCGAAGTTGGCAATGCACTGAAACTGGCGGCTTGTAGCGAATCGTTCGACAACATCCTCGACTGCGGGTTGTTCCACTGTTTTTCCGATGACGATCGAACAGCTTACGTCGCCGGTCTCACTCATGTGCTGAAACCCGGCGGCCGCCTGTTTCTCATGTGCTTTAGCGAGGCCGAGCCTGGCGAAAACGGCCCTCGGCGTGTGACAAAGAGCGAATTGATGACCGCCTTCGCCAGCCCTTGGGTCATCGAATCGATCAAGCCGACAAGGTTCGAAATCAATCCCAATTTCAAAGGCGCCGCGCAATTCAGCCCTGGCGGCCCCAAGGCGTGGATTCTCATCGCGCGCCGAAGCTAG